DNA sequence from the Thalassotalea sp. 273M-4 genome:
GGGATAATGGTGAAGTGATTTCTGCTCCTGGTTTTAAGCAAGCCTTTAGTACCTATGCCCAAGGGGGCTGGATTGGCTTAGGCGGTGACCCAGAATTTGGTGGCATGGGGATGCCAAAAATGATCACCGCCTTGCAAGAGGAAATTATTTGCGGGGCAGACATCGCCTTTTCTTTGTACCCTGGCTTAACGGCCGGCGCTGCCTTAAGTCTGGCCAAGCATGGCAGTGCGGAGCTTAAAGCTAAATATTTACCTAATATGTACTCGGGACAGTGGGCTGGCACCATGTGTTTAACCGAAGCCCATGCGGGCACGGATTTAGGAATGATTAAAACCAAGGCCATAGCCAATGAAGATGGCAGTTACCAATTAACCGGCAGTAAAATGTTCATCACCGCCGGTGAGCACGATATGACCGATAATATCATTCATTTGGTGTTGGCAAAATTACCCGATGCGCCAGCGGGCTCCCGTGGCATTTCGATGTTTTTGGTACCGAAATATTTGCTCAATGACGATGGCAGCCTAGGCGCAAAAAATGCTGTAAGTTGTGGCAGTATTGAACATAAAATGGGGATCAATGCCTCAGCAACCTGTGTCCTGAACTTTGACCAAGCAACAGGTTATTTGATTGGTGAAGTGAATAAAGGCCTAGCCTGTATGTTTACCATGATGAATTTTGAGCGTATTGGCGTCGGTATTCAAGGCATTGGTGCCGGCGTACGCTCTTATCAAAATGCCATTGACTATGCCAAAGATAGACTGCAAGGGCGCAGTTTAACTGGGGTTAAACAACCAGAGCAGGCAGCCGACAGCTTAATGGTTCATGGTGATGTTCGTCGAATGCTATTAAATATGAAGGCCCTAAACGAAGGTAACCGTGCGTTAGCGTTGTATATTTCTCAACAACTCGATATTAGCACCTATGGGGTAGGTGAAGAGCAAAAAAATGCAACCGCATTAACCGCCTTATTAACCCCACTAGCGAAAGCGTTTTTTAGTGACATTGGTCTTGAAAATACCATCCATGGGCAACAGGTTTTTGGTGGACACGGTTATGTACGCGAGTGGGGGCAAGAGCAGTTGGTGCGAGATGCCCGTATCGCTCAAATTTATGAGGGGACCAATGGTATTCAAGCGATGGATTTAATCACTCGTAAAGTCGCGGCTAATGATGGTGCTTATGTTGATTTGTTTATAGAACACATTCAAAGTTTTATCGATGATAACCCGGCTCAGGAACTGCAAGAGTTTATGCAGCCTTTATCGCTTGCTAGTAATGACTTGCATAAGTTAACGAAAACGATTTTAAACGCAGCTGTCACCGATCCTGAAGAATTAGGCTCAGCGGCGAATGATTACTTGCATGTCTTTGGTTACACTGCCTTGGCGTATATTTGGGCGAGAATCGCTAAAGTTGCAATGAATAAGTCAGTGCAAGATGACTTTTATCAGGCCAAATTGACGACTGCGAGGTACTATTTTGCGCGCTTGTTACCAAGACGTTTATCGCTTATGGCGTCGGCAAGCAGTGGCGCACAGCACTTGTTTGCCTTAGATGAAGAGTTATTTTAACTAAAATATTAACATCTGAAACAGTAGTTCTTGTTATTAAGGTACAAGATTAGGCATAATCTTGAAACAAAAGTACATTTTTTAGATGAGTAGTTTTTTGGGGTTACAATTGTAAACAGTTTTCTCTGTGCTATTGCTCTATTATTTGATCTTATATAAGTCGTAGTGAATATTTTTTAGTAAATTAACTACAATAACGTATTCCATCTTAGGCAGGTTTTAACGCTTATGAAAAAAGATCTTACCGCGGTAAGTGAGTTTTCAACAATCATGATAGTTGAAGATGATAAGGTACTGTCCTCTCTTTTAAAAAGCTATCTTGAAAAGTCCTCGTACGTGGTTCATCAGGTATATCGAGGGGATCAGGCGGTACGTAGCCAAATTAAGATCCAGCCTGATCTGATCATTTTAGATATCGGATTGCCTGGAAAAGATGGCTACAAGGTGTGTCATGAATTACGTGGCACCTACAACGGTCCTATTTTGTTTTTAACCTCGCATGACAGCGAAGCCGAACATTTGGCCGCTTATAGTGTGGGCGCAGACGATTTCATGGTAAAACCGGTGAGCCCTAAGTTATTGAGTGCTCATGTTGATGCTTTATTACGTCGTAGTAAAGATAAAGGTACCAGCCAAAATAGACAAAAAGTCACGGTTGGAGAAATCACTTTAACCTTAAACGAGCAACGTTGTGAAGTTGAAGGTAAGCCAATTTCTCTGAGTGTTTTTGAATTTGAGCTCTTATCTTTATTGATGTTTAATGCGGGCAAAGTATTAACTCGCGATGATATCTATAAATTGCTATTAGGTCGAGAATACGATGGTTCTGAGCGCTCTGTTGATGTGCGTTTATCTCGCTTACGAGATAAATTAATCAGTCAAGGTGTGGTCAATACTCAAATCAAAACCATTTGGGGTAAAGGGTATTTACTGTCGGCCGATGGCCATTAATTAAAAATTATCAAATGAGAAAAGCCTGCAATTTGCTAGCCTGCTATGAAATTAAGGGATGATTTTCGTCCCTTTCTTATTTTTACCCCCCTTAAACTCATGCACCAAAAACCCATAGAAAACATAAGTTCGTGTAATTTAACTCATAAATTACATGAAGTTAGTTGCAGTTCGATCTTTTAGGTGCTTTATATATATAATATAGCTCTCCTGTAATTCGATTCGAGGGCGTTCAGTATGGCAAGACAAGTTGTTATTGATACTGAAACGACAGGCTTAAGTACTGTGGTAGGTCGCCATAGAGTCATTGAAATTGCGCTTGTTGAAATCAATAATGGCAAGCTGACAGGTAACACATTTCTCACCCGCCTAAACCCAGAGGGTCGCAAAAGCACCCCAACTGCACTTGCAACTCACGGCATCAAAGATAGCCAGTTACTTAAAGAGCCGCTATTTCAAGAAGTTTTGCCTGATATTCTCAACTTTATCGATGATAGTGAGTTAATTTTTTTCAACAAGGCGTTCGATTTGGAGTTTATGGATAACGAGGCCAAGCTATCTGGCTCTGGTGTCGTATTCTCTGCCGATTATAAAAGCCTTTGTGTTCAAGTCATGACTTTAGAGACAATGAACAGGAGCAAGTTGTCCTTGGACGATGCTTGCAGAGCGTACGGTGTTGACAACTCTGAGCGAATAATACACAGCGCACTTATTGACGCCCAGCTTACAGCGCGCGTTTATTTCAAGCTTCTATCTACTCCGCGTAAAGATCGCCCTAAAAACGTACCGCACAATACAGTCCGAAAAGATCCAGAAAAGTTTCCAATTCAAAGGGCTTACAAAGGCTATCAAATCAACTTTTGCTATAACACACAGTGTGAAAATTATGGTGTTCCGCCCAAATTCCCTGATCCACATGACCTCGGTAAGGAAAGTACTGACTTAGGCAATTATAGAATAAAGCCAGGTGAGGATGGTGCACTTTTGATTGAATGCAAAACGTGCCTTACAAGTACGACGACGTATAGCAATAAGGGTATCGTACAAGAGGTTGAACGGTTGCGATCTATCTATCAATTAAACGTACCCAGCTGCCCGAATACAGGACTGCGAGAGGATAAGCGCAAAGGCATTCCAGATGGTTTACGATATGAAACCTATACGAAGACAGTGCGTGGTGTGGAGAAAACACGTACTCGACTTAAGAAGCCATGTCCTAATCAACATAAAGACATACTTTCACACTCTGATAACTATTGGCTTGATAGCAAAAACACCAAGAAACTAAAGAACATTAAAGGGTTGACTAAAATCGTATTCCCCGACAGTGACGGCAAATACCACCATCTCCGTGAAGTGGTATCACAAACCTTTAAATGTAAGTCCTGTCGTACCAAGTTTTCATCGGCAATCAATCCCCAGAAAGGACAGCACAATCCGCAGATCAATTATTTACTGTTCTCTTTACTGGTGAACAAAGTGCCCATCAATCGCGTGGAAGAGGTGCTGATGACAACCCCTAGTGTTATCTATAAGCGCATCGAGTTTTTCTATAACCAATGTGTTCAGTTCGAGCAGTATCAACTTAAAAAGCACTGGCACAAGATGAAAACCAAAACACTCAAACTGTGCATGGATCGAAAGTTTTTTGATGTGAATTGGACGAATAAATTAGAGCCTCGACGTACTCGCTTATACATCACTGGTGCCGCTGAGCGGAGTTCAGGCTATATTTTAAGAGGTACAGTGAATTTTTGACTTTACCTCTGACTACAAATCTTTGTCAAAGGAGTTTGTGCGCATCGGTGATTATGACAAACCCTTGCACAAACGCCGTTATCAGCAATACATATTGCCTGATGAAAGTGATCCCCAGGAAGAAGAGAGCATTCCTCCCAAAAAGCATCTCGTTGTGCATCAATCATATTCCATTCTTACCCACCTTGAAATGCTTAGGCCGATGCTGGAGACCGTTAAGAAAACAATTATTTACGCCGACAACGATAACACCTTTGATATAGGGATCACCAAAATATACCTAGACCTCATTGAAAAGAAAAAAGTGCAAGCCTGTATGATCAGGAAATCAAAGCTCGGATTAGGCGAAAGCGTCAGAGATAAAGGCTATGACTGGGTACGTCAGGACATACCTGTGATAGAAGGCAAGTACCTCGATTTAAAAGCACTCACAGATGTCGATGAGGGGGTATTTGATGAAGCGTCCTTGTTTCCTATAGACGTATGGTTTAATCAACTCTCTAGGCGTCTTACAATGGTCGAGAGACCACATCGCATCAGAGAGACAGACAACAAGAAAAAACGGATAGAGAATGATCTATCTGCGTCAGGAAAGTTTCAAAAATGGAACCTCTATGCTTCATACAACCCTAAATATGCCTGTATGCTCATTGAAATGAGCCGTATTTTTAATAACTTTGTCTTAACCGATTACAAGCAGATTAAAAACAAAAGAGGCTGTAAGCGTAAGCCTACAACTCCTGCACAGCGCCTAGGCTTAGTTGATGGACAGTTTGATATTCATGACATCATTGAGTTCAGTGTAGCTAATGAAGTGTTAAAAACTCATTAGCTCTGTACGTCGCAGTATTCTATTTTATGCCATCATATTAGGAACGCGAATAACATAATATTGATGCTACAGCCTTTGCATTAGCCTTATTGATCTGTTTAGGACTCTGCTTACTCTCACCACTTCCAACACTAAAACGTATGTTGTTGGCTTTCAAAAAGTTTGTTAATACCGTCGATTTAACAGCATAGTTAACATTCTGAGGTAATGACCCAGTATGCTTAGCCATTACAAGTGGATCAAGCGTAGATACAGCCACTCCCAGCACTTCGCCAGCCTCATCATAGACGGGTCCACCAGAGTTACCGCTTTGAATAGGTGCTGATATTTGATAAACAGAAGAATCCCCTTGAATACCTGTGTGAGAGCTTAAAATACCCGTGGTTAATTTTAGGCTATTGCCTAATATGGAATTGAGAGGATAACCAAGCACCGTCACACTCTCACCCAGTGAAGGATATTGCTGGGCGCTCAAGTTCGAAAACGCATTATTATCCAATTCGGCAGAAACAACAGCTAGGTCATTTTTGTTATCAAACACTACGACTGAAGCACCGTATAGTTCATTGTTATGTCTTACCTTAACAAACTCACATTTATCAATAACATGATGATTTGTAACCATATCTCCATGTTTATTAATGAAAAAACCACTCCCCGTTGAAGCAAGTAAAGGTTTAGCAGATGCCTTTGGAGACTTTTTAGGTGGAGTGTCTACTTTAGCTTGCACATCAATATTAGTGATTGCAGCCAATAGGTTCGGTTTATTTTGTGCAATTGCGTACGGAGAAAGGTTATTGGAGTTTACTGCGTATAAGCTAGCGCCTTTTTGAGCTAATAAACGAGATATTTCTACGTTTCCATGGTGAGTTGCCCAATGAAGTGGTGTGTCGCCTCTTGTATTCTTTACATTAATATCAGCCCCTGCATCGATTAACAATTTTGCTAACGTGCTATTGTTATGATAAGTCGCTAGGATAAGAGGTGTATCTAAGGTTTCGCTTAGCTTTGAATCAATTGAAGCTGTATTCTGTATTATGTTCGAAAACAACTTGCTTGGTGCCGAAACATTAACTGCATAGTGAATTGCCTTAAAACCACCTCTTCCTTGCTGGTCTGTATTTATTCCTTGGTCGAGAAGGTATTGAGCAACGTTCCACTTCTGGTTAGCAACAGCGATAGAAAGACCATTAATATTCTCGTCAGCGCCTATGTCATTTAAATCTGCGCCTTTTGATAATAGGTATTTAACCAGCTCCAGTTCACCATATTGTGCAGCACGTAAGATAGGAGAAAAACTGCTTGGGATTTCGATAGAAGCTCCCCGACTGACGAGTTCTTTTGCGATCTCTGAGCGGTTTGTGGTAATAGCAATTGTTAATGGGGTAGATGTATTGCCACTTTGATTTTCAACCTTATCAATATTAGCTCCACTATCTAATAACCAGCTTATATCCCCCAGCGTCAACCCTTTAGCTACTGCAAAGTGAAGAGAAGTTGAACCGAATCCATTTGAAGCATCGATATCGGCACCCTTTTCAACTAGCAGCTTTACAACATCAAAGTGTCGATTATGAGTAGCAATAACAATTGCAGGTACGCCATTATGCTTAACATTAATATTCGCACCTTTATCAATTAGCACTCTTACAAACTCCATACGACCCGTAGCAGCTGCTTGCCACAATGCAGTTGGATTTGACATGAGTATTTCATCAACTTTAGCAGGATCTACTTTCTTTAAGGCTTCTAGGTTATCCGTGTTAACCATGAAGATAGGGGCGGTGACACAGCCTGATAAAAAAGAAAGTGAGAATAAAAGAATCGATAAACGTTTGAGTTGTTTTAAATACACAGAAGCCGTCCTTATGCAAAATACTACTAATCTTATGAAATATAATAAGTTAGTGAGAATTTTAAATCTACAAATGAAATTTATTTATATAAATAATTTGATCTAAACATCATATAGTGTTTTATAATAATAAAAGGAAAGCATAAGATGTGACGCCCAATAATTACTGAAGTATTATTGTTATTATTTTTTTAAATAAATACACATAATTTCATTAAGTTATGATTTGTAAAAAGTAAAGCAAACGCATAATACTTTGATTTTAAAAAGCTTATTTAAGCGAAGTTATGTAAAAATCCTCCTTGTTGCTTATCAACACTCTGATTCTTAAATAAAAATAAAAAAACTGAGAGATAAAGTATCCCTCAGTTTCATAGCAGGCTAGCAATTTGCAGGCTTTTTTATACCCTTTAAAGCGCGTTATCGACATTGAGCTCTTGCATCGCTGAATATGCGATTACTTGGAGCCATTACGTGGTGCTCGAATTTCAACTTTCCAGGGTGGGTTAATGCGGTTTTCACCAGCCCAATAAAGCTTTATCTTATTATCCGATGGATCGCGTAACACCGCCTCCTTCCATAGGTATCTTTGCTCGGTCGGCAGTTGTTCAAATACGATGCCTTTATTCGTTAAATCTGCGACAAGATCATCTAAATTCTCGGTTTCAAAATAGATCACTGCGCCATTACTAAAATCTGTGGTTTCTAAAGCCAGAGAAAAGGTCGCTTCGCCTAAAGGGCAGGTAAAACGAGCATAATGTGGGGTATCGACAATCTGGGTAAAGCCTAGACTAAGATAAAAATTAACGGCGGCGATCATGTCGTTAACCGGCAAGGTTACTTGGTTCATATTCATAAAACTCTCCCTGGAAAATATTATAATGACGACTTTAGACTCATCCCATTAAGTTTCTGCTCCCGGCGCAAGAATGTAAAGGCTTTTAGCTAAGGTATTGGTTACTGGTAATGGTTACTTTCTTAGCAAAATCAATCACTCAGAATGAAAACACGGTTGCAAAATCGCCGATTGGGAGTTTATCTCAAAGGTGATTTTCTACTCTAAATCTCATGACCATTAAGTGACTAAACGAAAGAAATGTATGTTGATGATGACCTTTTGGTCACACTTTTTATGGGCAAAATTTATTGGCTTTGGTGATACTTTGATCAGGTTAATCGAGTCAAATGGTGCGGGAAAAAGGCAAAAAAATAGCGGTGACTCGTCACCGCTATTTAAATCTATTTCACTTGAGCAATTAGAAGTTGTAGCTTGTGCTTAGGTGGAATGTACGGCCAACCGTGTCATATACTTCTGGTACGGTATCCATATCACTGCCATTAGGCACTACTTCAGGTTCTTTGTCTAATAGGTTTTGAACACCCGCATTAATTACCCAGTCATCGTTTAGGTAATATGTGGCTGAAACATTGTGATAAACCACACTATCGGTTGCAAACGCTTCGCCCCATGCATTGCCGTCCATACCATGGATGTACTGAGCAATGTACTGAACACTCAACTGTTCGGTGATATCAGCATTTACGGTCATGGTTGATTTCAACTCTGAGTACGCGCCGTAGTTACCGTCTACAGTACCTGTGTAGTCAACACCATCTTCAGTGAAGTCTAATAAGTAGGTGGTATCTAATGCTACTTTAAAAACATCGCCAGTGTAGCTAAAGTTCCAGTCAATACCGGCTGTTTCTTGGCTACCAACGTTAGTTAGAGCTGATGTTAAGTTGGTTAAGTCACCGTCTAGAGTAATATTCACGTTATGACAAGCAACGACGTTACCAGCAAAACACATGTTCATCTCTTCTTGCACATTTAAGCGCGTGATGGCATCGGAAATATCAAATTTCCAGTAATCAACCGTTGTTGAAATAGTCTCATTTACGTCCCACACCATACCTAAAGTAAATGAATCACTTGCTTCTGGTTGTAGGTTCTCACCAGCGGTGCGATTGACCAGAATTTGCTGATCAATTTCGTTGCCCCAAGGGTCTGTTAGG
Encoded proteins:
- a CDS encoding acyl-CoA dehydrogenase C-terminal domain-containing protein, whose protein sequence is MADYRVDLKDMNFLLFDVFDAENMWQNTPALAELIDKDTAKAILQECAKIAEQVIAPISRQGDEIGTTWDNGEVISAPGFKQAFSTYAQGGWIGLGGDPEFGGMGMPKMITALQEEIICGADIAFSLYPGLTAGAALSLAKHGSAELKAKYLPNMYSGQWAGTMCLTEAHAGTDLGMIKTKAIANEDGSYQLTGSKMFITAGEHDMTDNIIHLVLAKLPDAPAGSRGISMFLVPKYLLNDDGSLGAKNAVSCGSIEHKMGINASATCVLNFDQATGYLIGEVNKGLACMFTMMNFERIGVGIQGIGAGVRSYQNAIDYAKDRLQGRSLTGVKQPEQAADSLMVHGDVRRMLLNMKALNEGNRALALYISQQLDISTYGVGEEQKNATALTALLTPLAKAFFSDIGLENTIHGQQVFGGHGYVREWGQEQLVRDARIAQIYEGTNGIQAMDLITRKVAANDGAYVDLFIEHIQSFIDDNPAQELQEFMQPLSLASNDLHKLTKTILNAAVTDPEELGSAANDYLHVFGYTALAYIWARIAKVAMNKSVQDDFYQAKLTTARYYFARLLPRRLSLMASASSGAQHLFALDEELF
- a CDS encoding response regulator transcription factor — protein: MKKDLTAVSEFSTIMIVEDDKVLSSLLKSYLEKSSYVVHQVYRGDQAVRSQIKIQPDLIILDIGLPGKDGYKVCHELRGTYNGPILFLTSHDSEAEHLAAYSVGADDFMVKPVSPKLLSAHVDALLRRSKDKGTSQNRQKVTVGEITLTLNEQRCEVEGKPISLSVFEFELLSLLMFNAGKVLTRDDIYKLLLGREYDGSERSVDVRLSRLRDKLISQGVVNTQIKTIWGKGYLLSADGH
- a CDS encoding exonuclease domain-containing protein, whose amino-acid sequence is MARQVVIDTETTGLSTVVGRHRVIEIALVEINNGKLTGNTFLTRLNPEGRKSTPTALATHGIKDSQLLKEPLFQEVLPDILNFIDDSELIFFNKAFDLEFMDNEAKLSGSGVVFSADYKSLCVQVMTLETMNRSKLSLDDACRAYGVDNSERIIHSALIDAQLTARVYFKLLSTPRKDRPKNVPHNTVRKDPEKFPIQRAYKGYQINFCYNTQCENYGVPPKFPDPHDLGKESTDLGNYRIKPGEDGALLIECKTCLTSTTTYSNKGIVQEVERLRSIYQLNVPSCPNTGLREDKRKGIPDGLRYETYTKTVRGVEKTRTRLKKPCPNQHKDILSHSDNYWLDSKNTKKLKNIKGLTKIVFPDSDGKYHHLREVVSQTFKCKSCRTKFSSAINPQKGQHNPQINYLLFSLLVNKVPINRVEEVLMTTPSVIYKRIEFFYNQCVQFEQYQLKKHWHKMKTKTLKLCMDRKFFDVNWTNKLEPRRTRLYITGAAERSSGYILRGTVNF
- a CDS encoding ankyrin repeat domain-containing protein; amino-acid sequence: MYLKQLKRLSILLFSLSFLSGCVTAPIFMVNTDNLEALKKVDPAKVDEILMSNPTALWQAAATGRMEFVRVLIDKGANINVKHNGVPAIVIATHNRHFDVVKLLVEKGADIDASNGFGSTSLHFAVAKGLTLGDISWLLDSGANIDKVENQSGNTSTPLTIAITTNRSEIAKELVSRGASIEIPSSFSPILRAAQYGELELVKYLLSKGADLNDIGADENINGLSIAVANQKWNVAQYLLDQGINTDQQGRGGFKAIHYAVNVSAPSKLFSNIIQNTASIDSKLSETLDTPLILATYHNNSTLAKLLIDAGADINVKNTRGDTPLHWATHHGNVEISRLLAQKGASLYAVNSNNLSPYAIAQNKPNLLAAITNIDVQAKVDTPPKKSPKASAKPLLASTGSGFFINKHGDMVTNHHVIDKCEFVKVRHNNELYGASVVVFDNKNDLAVVSAELDNNAFSNLSAQQYPSLGESVTVLGYPLNSILGNSLKLTTGILSSHTGIQGDSSVYQISAPIQSGNSGGPVYDEAGEVLGVAVSTLDPLVMAKHTGSLPQNVNYAVKSTVLTNFLKANNIRFSVGSGESKQSPKQINKANAKAVASILCYSRS
- a CDS encoding VOC family protein translates to MNMNQVTLPVNDMIAAVNFYLSLGFTQIVDTPHYARFTCPLGEATFSLALETTDFSNGAVIYFETENLDDLVADLTNKGIVFEQLPTEQRYLWKEAVLRDPSDNKIKLYWAGENRINPPWKVEIRAPRNGSK